A genomic segment from Zygotorulaspora mrakii chromosome 1, complete sequence encodes:
- the HGH1 gene encoding Hgh1p (similar to Saccharomyces cerevisiae HGH1 (YGR187C); ancestral locus Anc_5.194): protein MRLFAYSLFVTSNFFFNKNFQISSHRLYDVTNKEEIVNSCAMPSQLEELVSFLHSPQPAVRQIALDNLVGFSTGPTASIFKYDNCQAIKDLKELTKEKSKILVQQSVTILANLCGDDQLRNLIANDPDFLLYLTWKICDLNNSSADIMCILLSNLAKEDVITIVLEFSRDGENLPPLDKSVFKSDKVMDCLMDCFVKGYDRKLNKFANFDYLAYFFADISRFKKGRQYFIELQENDNVIPISKLLVFTEKYDSKTRREGVASTIKNSLFDSETHVRILNDEQINLLPYILLPIASAKDSEIDEEDMFNLPDELQLLPEDKERDPVTSIVCCHLESILLLCTTNSGREFLRSKSVYPLIRELHKNVDDEDIGDLCYRIVNVLMRGEPENVQLEELPAKAADGEADKDSDEESDEEGIVEVV, encoded by the coding sequence ATGCGCTTGTTCGCTTATTCACTTTTCGTTacttcaaacttttttttcaataagaattttcaaatttcatctCATCGTCTATATGATGTAacaaataaagaagaaatcgtGAACAGCTGCGCTATGCCATCTCAGTTGGAAGAACTGGTATCATTTTTACACTCGCCACAACCCGCTGTAAGACAAATTGCTCTTGATAATCTAGTAGGCTTTAGTACGGGTCCAACAGCCAGTATTTTCAAGTATGATAATTGTCAAGCCATCAAAGATCTAAAAGAACTcacaaaagagaaatctAAAATTTTAGTTCAACAATCTGTCACCATACTGGCAAATCTATGTGGTGACGATCAACTGAGAAACTTAATTGCTAATGATCCAGATTTTTTACTCTATTTGACTTGGAAAATATGTGATCTAAATAATTCAAGTGCTGATATCATGTGTATCCTATTGAGTAATCTGGCTAAAGAGGATGTAATTACAATAGTTTTGGAATTTAGCAGAGATGGAGAAAATTTGCCACCGCTTGATAAATCGGTTTTTAAAAGTGATAAAGTAATGGATTGTTTAATGGACTGTTTTGTAAAAGGATACGATCGtaaattgaacaaatttGCCAATTTTGATTACTTAGCGTATTTCTTCGCTGATATTTCTCGTTTTAAGAAAGGTAGACAGTATTTCATAGAGTTacaagaaaatgataacGTAATACCAATCTCGAAATTATTGGTGTttactgaaaaatatgattcTAAAACAAGAAGGGAAGGTGTTGCTTCTACAATCAAAAACTCTCTATTCGATTCAGAGACGCATGtgagaattttgaatgatgaaCAAATTAACCTATTGCCATATATTCTTTTACCAATTGCCAGTGCTAAGGATTCAGAAATTGACGAAGAGGATATGTTTAATTTACCAGATGAGCTGCAGTTGTTACCAGAAGATAAAGAAAGAGACCCAGTAACCTCAATCGTTTGCTGTCATTTGGAGAGTATTCTTTTACTATGCACTACAAATAGTGGGAGagaatttttgagaagTAAATCGGTCTATCCGCTTATTAGAGAATTACATAAGAatgttgatgatgaggatatTGGTGATCTTTGCTACAGAATTGTCAACGTTTTGATGAGAGGTGAGCCAGAAAATGTTCAACTGGAAGAATTACCGGCAAAAGCAGCAGATGGGGAAGCAGATAAGGACTCTGATGAGGAGTCTGACGAAGAGGGAATTGTTGAAGTAGTTTGA
- the TFG1 gene encoding transcription factor IIF subunit TFG1 (similar to Saccharomyces cerevisiae TFG1 (YGR186W); ancestral locus Anc_5.193), whose protein sequence is MSGRNGNGSSVSPFIKPDRMRRNFLRSRMGKGSTPKPVVKKDDPELQEATEKLLLQNGVEGGKVKVKEETEDEYNEFPLRAVGKEELDNMRTHLLKFQSKKIINPTKDFHLPIRLHRKDTRNLQFQLTRAEIVQRQKEISEYKNKQDQEGLGTRKMGNGEGALDGVTANGGEKDIPTTAASTTSEMASASATFAAPTNSSASPTPAAPTGSASVMSPGTAIGDVASDIGSVPGSTPAYAATSTSPPSMVDQVASVKTESDNPNQEAKSVITKLEDAGPAADPTKVGMVKYDGEEVADDLEQGTADPLADVAPDGGGRAKRGNMRRKTRQLRVLDENAKKLRFEEFYPWVMEDFDGYNTWVGSYEAGNSDSYVLLSVEDDGSFTMIPADKVYKFTARNKYATLTIDEAEKRMDKKSGEVPRWLMKHLDNIGTTTTRYDRTRRRLKAVSDRRAAEDDEHQDNSEVELDYDEEFADDEEAPIIDGNEQENKESEQRIKKEMLQANAMGLRDNAEHSEEEDDLFNEKKIDEEGERIKKALQKTELAALYSSDDEEINPYLSESDMENNEQSEQVKKEDSEDSNTKKLQPKKQSSSPSASLINKEPQIRLKSIKDCIIILKADRKILKNFPEGQWNPKAAKRKREVDQVVPNAEVASKRIKVEPDSIPLITEQDIIDAIGDGQVNVKEFGKSIRKTYPGPENKKLMFAIVKKLCKKVENNGGYMELKK, encoded by the coding sequence ATGTCTGGAAGAAATGGGAATGGATCCAGCGTGTCACCATTCATCAAACCTGATAGAATGAGAAGGAATTTCTTGAGATCAAGGATGGGGAAAGGTTCTACACCAAAGCCTGTGGTCAAGAAAGACGATCCTGAGTTACAGGAGGCCACAGAAAAGTTGTTGCTGCAGAATGGAGTGGAAGGTGGGAAAGTTAAGGTGAAGGAGGAGACTGAAGACGAATATAATGAATTTCCATTACGAGCAGTGGGGAAAGAGGAACTTGATAATATGAGAACTCATCTATTGAAGTTtcaaagcaaaaaaatcatcaatcCTACCAAAGATTTTCACTTACCTATTAGATTGCATCGTAAGGACACTCGAAATTTGCAGTTCCAGTTAACGAGAGCTGAAATTGTGCAGAGACAGAAGGAAATTTCAGAATACAAGAACAAACAGGATCAAGAGGGACTGGGAACCAGAAAAATGGGCAATGGAGAAGGCGCTTTAGACGGTGTAACTGCAAACGGTGGAGAGAAAGATATACCAACTACTGCAGCGTCAACAACATCTGAGATGGCCAGTGCATCTGCGACATTTGCAGCACCTACAAACTCATCAGCTTCACCAACCCCAGCAGCACCTACCGGATCTGCATCAGTAATGAGCCCAGGCACTGCAATTGGTGACGTTGCCTCAGATATTGGATCAGTGCCAGGATCTACACCAGCGTATGCAGCTACATCGACATCACCACCATCCATGGTCGATCAAGTTGCTTCTGTAAAGACAGAGAGTGATAACCCAAATCAGGAGGCAAAGTCGGTAATAACCAAATTAGAAGACGCTGGGCCTGCTGCTGATCCTACAAAAGTCGGAATGGTAAAATATGATGGTGAGGAAGTGGCGGATGATTTAGAACAGGGTACGGCAGATCCCTTAGCAGATGTCGCTCCAGATGGTGGAGGACGTGCGAAGAGAGGAAAcatgagaagaaaaactcGTCAATTAAGAGTACTTGATGAAAACGCTAAAAAGCTTagatttgaagagttttATCCATGGGTTATGGAAGATTTTGACGGTTACAATACATGGGTTGGTTCATATGAAGCTGGTAATTCAGATTCATATGTTCTTCTAAGTGTTGAGGATGATGGAAGTTTTACTATGATTCCAGCGGATAAAGTTTACAAATTTACAGCTAGAAACAAATATGCAACATTAACAATTGATGAGgcagaaaagagaatggaTAAAAAAAGTGGTGAAGTACCTCGTTGGTTAATGAAACATCTAGATAATATAGGTACAACAACGACAAGATATGATAGAACTAGAAGAAGACTCAAAGCGGTATCAGATCGAAGAGCtgcagaagatgatgaacATCAGGATAATTCAGAAGTTGAGTTGGATTATGATGAAGAGTTTgcagatgatgaagaagcaCCGATCATTGATGGTAACgaacaagaaaacaaggAATCAGaacaaagaatcaaaaaagaaatgttACAAGCAAATGCCATGGGTCTTCGTGACAATGCAGAACATTCGGAGGAAGAAGACGATTTATttaatgagaaaaaaatagatgaagaaggtgaaagaatcaaaaaagcaCTGCAAAAAACCGAGCTAGCCGCTCTTTATTCGtctgatgatgaggaaatCAATCCATATTTATCAGAATCTGATATGGAGAATAACGAACAATCTGAGCAAGTCAAGAAAGAAGATTCAGAGGATTCAAATACAAAGAAACTTCAGCCAAAAAAGCAGTCCAGTTCTCCATCAGCATCACTGATCAATAAAGAGCCACAGATAAGATTGAAAAGTATTAAGGACTGTATTATTATATTGAAAGCTGACAGGAAAATTCTTAAGAACTTTCCGGAGGGCCAATGGAACCCCAAAGCTGCGAAGCGGAAAAGAGAAGTCGATCAAGTGGTACCAAATGCGGAAGTGGCTAGTAAGAGGATTAAAGTGGAACCAGATAGTATTCCATTAATCACCGAACAGGATATTATTGATGCTATTGGAGATGGTCAAGTTAATGTCAAAGAATTTGGTAAGTCTATTAGAAAGACATATCCTGGCCCTGAAAATAAGAAACTGATGTTTGCCATAGTGAAAAAACTTTGTAAAAAAGTAGAAAATAACGGCGGGTATATGgaactgaaaaaataa
- the MIN7 gene encoding Min7p (similar to Saccharomyces cerevisiae YBR201C-A; ancestral locus Anc_8.532) produces the protein MSLFYNALMFRNGKFPLVYVTYLTLGVTLPFILPAHITQKTINNTSTLGVKGRSNPRCLFARLI, from the coding sequence ATGTCATTGTTCTATAACGCCCTGATGTTCAGAAATGGCAAATTCCCACTGGTCTATGTGACGTATTTAACGCTTGGCGTGACGCTGCCATTCATTTTACCTGCCCACATAACACAAAAGACGATAAATAACACGTCGACGCTTGGAGTGAAGGGAAGAAGCAATCCAAGATGTTTATTCGCCCGACTTATCTGA
- the TYS1 gene encoding tyrosine--tRNA ligase TYS1 (similar to Saccharomyces cerevisiae TYS1 (YGR185C); ancestral locus Anc_5.192), with translation MTSAADPKTSFELITKNLQEVLNPQIIKDVLEVEKRPLKIYWGTAPTGKPHCGYFVPMTKLAHFLKAGCEVTVLLADLHAFLDNMKAPLEVVQHRAKYYECAIKAILRSINVPIEKLRFIVGSSYQLTPEYTMDVYRLSNIVSQNDAKRAGADVVKQVANPLLSGLIYPLMQALDEQYLECDAQFGGVDQRKIFVLAEENLKSLGYNKRAHLMNPMVPGLGQGGKMSASDPNSKIDLLEEPKQVDKKIKSAYCSPGIIEDNGLLAFIKHVLLPIQELKNDSDAFEFFINRQEKFGGPITYKSFEDLQNDFKDEKLSPPDLKIGVADAINVLLAPIREEYKTSTEFQEACAKGYPVETKVKKVKKVKNKGSRYPGAQSESGPIDSVDKTAEKLNDTSL, from the coding sequence ATGACTTCTGCAGCTGATCCTAAGACGTCTTTTGAGCTTATCACAAAAAACCTACAGGAAGTTTTGAATCCCCAGATTATCAAAGATGTGTTGGAAGTCGAAAAGAgaccattgaaaatttacTGGGGTACAGCGCCAACTGGTAAGCCTCACTGTGGCTATTTCGTTCCAATGACGAAATTGGCTCATTTTCTAAAAGCAGGCTGTGAAGTTACAGTATTATTAGCTGATCTGCATGCTTTCTTGGATAACATGAAAGCGCCTCTCGAGGTTGTTCAACACAGGGCTAAATATTATGAATGTGCCATCAAAGCTATTTTGAGAAGCATAAATGTTCCAATTGAGAAGTTGAGATTTATTGTTGGCTCATCTTATCAGCTAACGCCTGAATATACAATGGATGTGTACAGATTATCTAACATTGTGTCTCAAAATGATGCCAAAAGAGCGGGTGCAGATGTTGTTAAACAAGTTGCCAATCCACTTTTGAGTGGGCTGATCTATCCACTGATGCAAGCGCTGGATGAACAGTATCTGGAATGTGATGCACAATTTGGTGGCGTCgatcaaagaaagatttttgTTCTTGCAGAGGAAAATTTAAAAAGTCTTGGATATAACAAGAGAGCTCATTTAATGAATCCAATGGTTCCTGGCCTTGGTCAAGGTGGCAAAATGTCTGCTTCTGatccaaattcaaaaattgacCTATTAGAAGAACCAAAACAAGTTGATAAGAAGATCAAAAGTGCATACTGCAGTCCTGGTATTATTGAGGATAATGGTTTATTAGCATTTATCAAACACGTCCTGTTGCCaattcaagaattgaaaaatgattcagatgcttttgaatttttcatcaatagaCAAGAGAAATTTGGTGGTCCAATTACTTACAAATCTTTCGAGGATTTGCAGAACGATTTCAAGGACGAGAAGTTATCACCACCGGATCTAAAAATCGGTGTAGCCGACGCAATTAATGTACTACTGGCTCCAATTAGAGAAGAATATAAGACTAGTacagaatttcaagaagctTGCGCTAAAGGCTATCCAGTTGAAACGAAGGTtaaaaaggtgaaaaaagTCAAGAATAAAGGTTCAAGATATCCTGGTGCACAAAGCGAAAGCGGTCCTATTGATTCCGTCGATAAGACCGCTGAAAAGCTGAATGATACTAGTCTATGA
- the UBR2 gene encoding putative ubiquitin-protein ligase UBR2 (similar to Saccharomyces cerevisiae UBR2 (YLR024C); ancestral locus Anc_5.191) — protein sequence MSSDQCKIYSLRDFLIHLPKLVPHEYDDVVRYIVWKVLRLSLEADQDRGQAQDGRNNPQIDWDSIVSVFTSENWGRGVYKDILRDVSWKEKVQPPLSETCGDHRVPAGCMCGRLCYPLETVYYCFTCTMNPLYEICEYCFDRAEHLGHVYTAKLVVRPEGRVCHWGDTSIFKGTGQSGSCEADAVGTSASATPAPVVTNSNTKTCMSNTFNTILDYLIDVTIYFKDRNEAPLSVVNFKKPVRKPDDNILFKIALEDSGGSVPEETDLENGIGNNRKWAVQIDEEDCNIHCKDLASKIARIFNKPAEFAISLTKMLEDGHPSVILAKSPDISKIQKISTILQQEGIHSHVRNMEDVFKRELINDVVEWLYIVSTEETVDLRRRKALRLSMLDAWQSGLRSAKFTPNFLSPYVAKLNLLGGFLVSYEQHDTFPWFKPWNFTNINDPKITDVMSNYDKRLADTNVMNTISRFHPLHGSRFQYILAESTQFLSRFSRYRMLKVLSSLFTITDDAKNCLAAQYFDIYLSVLYSTVASDSTGFKVSLMSIFSQYTFQHPDTANLAIRNCFVQRALKFAFTLMAFTSDDLLAYLPIPLSHDCKLPNETIRNRRTIMCFKDICILMSTNTIPLELLQNNDILSLIVESFGAFNNILRLKRETAEHVEFESFDFSSYYFYFSSVLVMVDGFIRSISIIDDKETRKDIVVKLIKMTMKKELQLLAQFRKSVSSTFLWSSFASNEDKPALLPIIKEKICGHVANIINFQVGVDTQNFFNPMSYLFKFVLQWSQCGRYAPAPHDMVNYLDFNEIFQDKQDSLFVCESALSTLVLLGQINVGFWVRNGSPITHQARMYTKYSMREFTYMSDLFNVQFSMSHADPDEFMVTYIARWGLKHWSNGVPVGDYPQRETTVSIVYECILLLVQLLTEIKSLTLVSSVDGFEKTLKAEIVHALCFRSCTYSQIMECIPEHITKHAAFDLYLEKFTNFTPPSGLTDHGQYSLKKQYIADIEPYYVALSSSKRYEVEKKIRVSMASKKHINYDDTFVPAKDVIGLLKQTPYSRLYAISSVDTFGLFLKSTLELINKFNHDSLLPVVVHLIHQCVVNNLNDFMKIFWHEFASVDTEFYYYNSIGSILYGLLLKECFTQVHGKIREVFRYLAKTAAHVDIKSYLQEQTESFNETILWSSSEMKATKDGKFEKKKRLARSRKEKMLRELAKQQLQFIENNSLAIEKEYMRESSPESLETSKTLGWEFPGETCVFCKMTHEEDAFIFFSYQENNICDHGINFDNKLSHIKLFSQAAENSNLCDEEMERMKFSCVESRVDSTREGAVLRTCGHGAHISCLGNHMKTIRAAHNQTTKNVPVAYGFGLMYCPLCNGLCNSFLPQLTKGISRSASDFFKAEASCISEDTRSLLLSASIKAARIFQDLVKEKSEKNKDHFNALDTLFVNTISNTELATRTGSGSFAEVISSPRLLTLRLLNELILFLHHHIRQDNMSMRFEYSWQQFLLRRIDTDFLLVANQAIKSVNQCESGSSNCVAGLSNLSKVKNAVKGRIIQDMLILAKEMLQVEFYNDCPEVWKMVKQPISDFPYDTTRLEVEVDLIVKMFTRVVSFFSPEVESYMNGICHLRFQIHGLLTNSLGIFLRRFSIMFYAQYAVGTELEPFIKSPSSIDILLLYLKLPRLSEILQEFDVEQSLKAFEATMGFPAVPPMSRICPRLKAMKFSSPLPVQLVKLPHSLSHFFLSEKDNLMHKVLKDDIAFCLFCGKQCNLRKSVSLHGYALGVCTNHVRNECSISSTYGMFLMIRSNSIYLSYGERGTFYSAPYLDKHGEPDVDFKYNTPVFLDEKRYEHLCNGVMLDNMIPHIVLRLTDGNSDLGGWETM from the coding sequence ATGAGTTCTGACCAATGCAAAATCTACAGCCTTagagattttttgattcatcTGCCGAAACTGGTTCCTCACGAATACGACGATGTTGTCAGGTATATCGTTTGGAAAGTGCTGAGGCTTTCTTTGGAAGCAGACCAAGACCGGGGGCAAGCGCAGGATGGCAGGAACAATCCGCAGATTGACTGGGATTCGATCGTAAGCGTTTTCACATCTGAAAATTGGGGCAGGGGAGTGTATAAAGACATCCTGAGGGACGTGTCgtggaaagaaaaagtgCAGCCGCCATTATCGGAAACGTGCGGCGACCACCGTGTTCCAGCCGGTTGCATGTGTGGCAGGCTCTGTTACCCCCTGGAAACGGTGTATTACTGCTTCACTTGTACGATGAATCCCTTGTATGAGATTTGCGAGTACTGCTTCGATAGGGCGGAACATTTAGGTCACGTATATACCGCCAAACTGGTTGTTCGACCGGAGGGTAGGGTCTGTCACTGGGGCGACACTTCTATCTTCAAAGGGACGGGACAGTCGGGGAGTTGCGAAGCGGACGCTGTCGGCACTTCTGCTTCTGCCACTCCTGCTCCTGTTGTCACGAACAGTAATACCAAGACCTGCATGTCGAATACGTTCAATACAATTCTCGATTATCTGATAGATGTCACAATTTATTTCAAGGATCGAAATGAAGCACCTCTTTCCGTGGTGAACTTTAAAAAACCGGTGCGGAAGCCCGATGATAATATTCTCTTTAAAATTGCACTAGAGGACTCAGGTGGGAGTGTCCCTGAGGAAACCgatttggaaaatggaaTCGGAAATAATCGCAAGTGGGCTGTACAGATCGATGAAGAAGACTGCAATATTCATTGCAAGGATTTGGCTTCAAAGATAGCAAGAATATTTAACAAGCCAGCAGAATTTGCGATAAGCTTAACAAAAATGCTTGAGGATGGTCATCCATCTGTAATTCTTGCAAAATCACCTGATATTTCcaagattcaaaagatttcaacTATTTTGCAACAAGAAGGCATACATAGTCATGTTCGAAATATGGAGgatgttttcaaaagagaattaaTTAACGATGTTGTTGAATGGCTGTATATTGTCTCTACTGAGGAAACAGTTGACTtaagaagaagaaaggcTTTGCGATTATCGATGTTAGATGCTTGGCAATCAGGTCTGCGATCGGCAAAATTTactccaaattttttgagcCCATATGTTGCGAAATTAAATCTATTAGGCGGATTTTTGGTCTCTTATGAACAACATGATACTTTTCCATGGTTCAAACCTTGgaattttacaaatatcAATGATCCAAAAATCACTGATGTAATGTCAAATTATGACAAGCGATTGGCAGATACGAATGTTATGAATACCATCTCTAGGTTTCACCCGTTGCATGGATCAAgatttcaatatattttaGCAGAGTCGACGCAATTTCTTTCgagattttcaagatatagAATGTTGAAAgttctttcttcactttttACAATTACAGATGATGCAAAAAACTGCCTTGCAGCTCAATACTTTGATATCTATCTCTCTGTTCTTTATAGCACGGTTGCATCAGATAGTACAGGTTTTAAAGTTTCATTAATGAGTATCTTTTCTCAATATACTTTTCAACATCCCGACACTGCAAATCTGGCTATACGAAATTGCTTTGTCCAAAGGgctttgaaatttgcaTTCACGTTAATGGCTTTTACTTCAGATGATCTATTAGCATATTTACCAATACCCCTATCTCATGACTGTAAATTGCCCAATGAAACAATACGAAATCGTAGAACAATAATGTGCTTCAAAGATATTTGCATTTTGATGTCCACCAATACAATACCTTTAGAATTActtcaaaataatgatattttgtCATTAATAGTTGAGTCATTCGGTGCATTCAATAATATTTTACGTTTGAAACGTGAAACTGCGGAGCACGTTGAATTCGAAAGTTTCGATTTCTCATCTTATTATTTCTACTTTTCCTCAGTACTGGTCATGGTCGATGGTTTTATCAGAAGCATCTCGATAATTGATGACAAAGAAACTCGTAAAGACATTGTAGTCAAATTAATAAAAATGAccatgaaaaaagagctgcAACTGTTAGCACAATTCAGAAAGTCCGTATCATCAACTTTTTTATGGTCAAGCTTTGCATCAAATGAAGATAAGCCCGCTTTACTTccaattatcaaagaaaaaatctgcGGTCATGTCGCaaatataataaattttCAAGTTGGCGTCGATAcacagaattttttcaatccaaTGTCATATTTGTTCAAGTTTGTTCTCCAATGGAGTCAATGTGGAAGATACGCTCCTGCGCCGCATGATATGGTGAATTATCTGGATTTTAATGAGATTTTCCAAGATAAACAAGACTCCCTATTCGTGTGCGAATCAGCCTTATCAACTTTAGTTCTTCTGGGGCAAATTAATGTTGGATTTTGGGTCAGAAATGGATCTCCAATCACTCATCAAGCAAGAATGTATACAAAATACAGTATGAGAGAATTTACATATATGAGTGATCTTTTTAATGTTCAATTTAGCATGTCACATGCGGATCCTGACGAATTCATGGTAACATATATTGCTCGATGGGGTTTGAAACATTGGTCAAACGGAGTTCCGGTGGGAGATTATCCACAACGTGAAACTACGGTGTCAATTGTTTATGAATGCATACTACTTCTTGTTCAACTTCTGACGGAAATAAAATCGCTAACTCTTGTATCTAGCGTTGATGggtttgaaaaaacgtTGAAGGCAGAAATTGTCCATGCTCTGTGCTTTAGAAGTTGCACTTACTCACAAATCATGGAATGCATACCAGAACATATCACTAAACATGCTGCATTTGATctttatttggaaaaattcaCAAATTTTACCCCTCCATCTGGATTGACTGATCACGGACAgtactctttgaaaaagcagTACATTGCAGATATCGAACCGTACTATGTTGCATTATCCTCGAGCAAAAGATACGAAGttgagaagaaaattaGAGTTTCAATGGCATCTAAAAAGCACATAAACTACGATGATACCTTTGTTCCGGCTAAAGACGTTATAGGTCTTCTGAAGCAAACACCTTACTCCAGGTTGTATGCTATCTCCTCGGTGGATACATTTggattgtttttgaaaagcacTCTAGAGTTAATTAACAAGTTCAATCATGATAGCCTTTTGCCAGTAGTAGTACACTTAATTCACCAATGTGTTGTCAATAATCTTAATGATtttatgaaaatattttggcaTGAATTTGCATCTGTGGATACTGAATTCTACTACTACAATAGCATTGGTTCAATTCTGTATGGACTACTTCTGAAAGAGTGTTTTACTCAAGTGCATGGTAAAATTAGAGAAGTGTTTAGGTATTTGGCAAAGACTGCGGCACACGTAGATATCAAAAGTTATCTTCAGGAACAAACTGAATCTTTCAATGAGACAATTCTGTGGTCTTCTAGCGAAATGAAGGCAACCAAGGatggtaaatttgaaaaaaagaagagacTTGCAAGATcgagaaaagaaaagatgcTACGAGAATTGGCTAAGCAACAGCTACAGTTTATCGAGAATAATAGTCttgcaattgaaaaggagTACATGAGAGAATCATCTCCTGAGTCCTTGGAGACGTCAAAGACGTTGGGTTGGGAGTTTCCGGGAGAAACATGCGTTTTTTGTAAAATGACACATGAAGAGGATgctttcatcttcttttcctatcaagaaaacaatataTGCGATCATGGAATAAACTTTGATAACAAGTTGAGTCACATAAAACTGTTTAGCCAGGCAGCAGAGAACTCCAATCTGTgtgatgaagaaatggaaagaatgaaattttcatgTGTCGAATCTCGTGTAGACTCCACTCGGGAGGGGGCCGTTTTAAGAACATGTGGCCACGGTGCTCATATATCATGTTTAGGAAATCATATGAAAACAATAAGGGCAGCTCACAACcaaacaacaaaaaatgttCCCGTAGCATATGGGTTTGGACTCATGTATTGCCCCTTATGCAATGGTTTGTGTAACTCATTTTTACCACAGTTGACTAAAGGAATTTCCAGATCAGCcagtgatttttttaaggCCGAAGCCAGTTGCATCTCAGAGGACACTCGGTCTCTACTGCTTTCGGCAAGCATAAAAGCAGCTCGAATATTTCAGGATCTGGTTAAGGAAAAATCCGAAAAGAATAAAGATCATTTTAATGCATTGGATACATTGTTCGTGAATACGATTAGCAATACAGAGTTGGCGACGAGGACAGGATCGGGCTCTTTTGCGGAAGTAATCTCGAGCCCTAGATTATTGACTCTTCGACTATTGAATGAGttaattttgtttttgcaCCATCATATTCGTCAAGATAATATGTCAATGAGATTTGAATATTCCTGGCAGCAATTTTTGCTCAGGAGAATTGAcacagattttttattgGTTGCAAACCAAGCAATTAAATCTGTCAATCAATGCGAATCTGGATCTTCCAACTGTGTAGCTGGTCTATCAAATTTGAGCAAGGTTAAGAATGCAGTGAAAGGAAGAATCATACAGGATATGTTAATTTTAGCGAAAGAAATGCTTCAAGTTGAATTTTATAATGATTGCCCTGAAGTCtggaaaatggtaaaacAACCAATAAGCGATTTTCCCTATGATACCACAAGATTAGAGGTTGAAGTTGATCTAATAGTGAAAATGTTTACTAGAGTAGTGAGCTTTTTCAGCCCAGAAGTAGAATCATACATGAATGGTATATGCCATCTGcgctttcaaattcacGGCTTATTGACAAACTCTCTAGGAATATTCTTAAGAAGGTTTTCCATAATGTTCTATGCCCAATATGCCGTTGGAACGGAACTTGAACCTTTCATTAAATCCCCCAGCtctattgatattttgctGTTGTATCTAAAATTACCCAGATTGTCAGAGATACTGCAAGAATTTGACGTGGAACAATCTCTTAAGGCTTTTGAGGCCACAATGGGATTCCCTGCGGTTCCGCCTATGAGTAGAATTTGTCCCAGACTGAAAGCAATGAAATTTAGCTCTCCTCTGCCTGTTCAGCTGGTCAAGTTACCGCACTCTTTATCGCACTTCTTTCTCTCCGAAAAAGATAATCTCATGCACAAAGTATTGAAAGATGATATTGCCTTCTGTTTGTTTTGCGGTAAACAATGTAATTTGCGAAAGTCCGTTTCCCTACACGGTTATGCTCTAGGAGTGTGCACGAATCATGTGAGGAACGAATGCAGCATATCTTCAACTTACGGTATGTTCTTGATGATTCGAAGCAATTCGATTTATTTGTCATATGGCGAAAGAGGAACATTTTACTCTGCTCCCTATCTAGATAAGCACGGAGAGCCAGATGTAGACTTCAAGTATAATACACCAGTATTCCTGGATGAAAAACGGTATGAACATTTGTGCAACGGAGTCATGTTGGATAACATGATTCCCCACATTGTCCTCAGATTGACCGATGGAAATTCCGATCTGGGTGGATGGGAAACAATGTGA